One Hyphomonadaceae bacterium BL14 genomic window, GAACTGCGCGCCGTCGACAGTCCATTGAAAGTCGCAGCCCGGGTCAAAGCGCTCCAAATCATCCCGTGTCACCGAAGCCAGCCGCTCGGCCCGCACACCGGGATCTGCAAACGCCTCGGGCGCGCGCAACGTCCACACCGCCATGGCCAGGCGGCCATCTGCACCCGGCCCATCAGCGAACTGGTAGATACGCTGCCGGTAGACCGGCCCCTCCGGCCCGCCCGTGTGAAGCTGGGCGTAGACCAGCGCGCCCTCCATCGCGGCGCTGCTCACCGCCTCATGGATGACATGCAGGCGCGTGCGGCCATCCACGGCGGCCTGGTCTTCATTGTCGAAGCGGCCCGTCATGAGCGCCGCGATCGCCGCGCCGGTCAGGGCGGCCTCGCTCTCAACCGCCTCCGGCGCAGGCACAGCCTCAGGCTCCGCGCCCGGCGTCATGCGATCCGCCTCGCCGCACCCGGCGAGCGCCAGCACACCCAGCGCCATGATTGCCCCTCTGACCGCCCCGCCCCTCATCGCTGGTCCATCGCCCACACGCCTTTGTTGGCGAGATAGCGCGCCGCATCGGCCGTGTCGGTGGGTTGATAGTCAGCGAACAGATTGGGCGGGAACCGGTTGCGATAGGCGTCGAAGACCGGCCGGTACAGGTCCATATGGACATAGGGGATCGTGTGGCGCTGGCGGAACTGGGCCATGGGCAGGCGCGCATTGACCAGGGTTTCAAACTGCGAACCGGCTTCGGCCAGCACCGCGCCGTCCGGGCCGTAAACCGTCGAGCCGCCCGAATTGCCCGGATCCTCGAAAAAGCCCGGATTGCCCGGTGAAATCGCATTGTTGACGATCGCGGTGTAGACGCCGTTATGCACGCTGGTCGAGGCGATATCGGTCTGCGTGAAGCCGCCTGTGGCGGTGCGCAGGAAAATCTCCCCGCCCTTCATGGCAAAGGCGCGCATCAGTTCCGGCTCGCGCTGGACCGAGCTCGTGACGATATTGCCCAGCGGGGTGCGCGTGACCGGCATCACATGATCAAGCCCGTAGCGCTCGATATATTCATCCAGCACGTCATAGATCGTGGTGGTGAACAGCTCGAAACCCGGACCAAACAAGCCTTTGATATTGCGGGCCTTCCAGTGCTTGTCGACGATGGTTCCGGTATTGTCCATAACGCTGGTGATGGACAGGACATGGTTGGGCCAGCTGTCATCTCGCACATAGGAGCCAAAGACGATCCAGCAATTATACTGGCGCGCCTTGCGCGCAATCGCCTCGGTCTCCTCACCCGGAATCTCGATGGCCGCGCGCAGCGTATCCGCACGGCCCCAGCTCGCCCGGTAGCCGGTGATGGGAAATTCGTGGAAGAACAAGATGTCCTTCGGCCCGCCCCAGCCGAAACTGGCGTCGATCAGGTCGAGCATGTGGTTGAGATTGTCCGCCCGCGTGCGGCTGGCCGTACGGGTCGTGGCGGCGTCGACGCCGCGCACCCGGCTTTGCACAACGCCCAGCGTCACGACGGGTTTGGCGAGTTCCAGCTTCTCGTAATCGCCATCATGGGGCACGCCAGGATCCAGCCCACGGTCGGGCAGCGGGCTCGGCCCGTCCGGTGCCTCGTCATGGGCGCGGGCGAGCGCAGGGCCAACGGTGCCGGCACCGGTACCCAGCGCACTCAAAGCAGCGGCGGCGTAGAACAGGCGGCGGCGGTCGATTTCGGTGCTCATAGCGCTCACTCCCCCTGCTGCAACGCGCGGATGGCGTCGAGATCGGCGGGCGGCTCCAGCCAGAGCGGCGCTTCGGCCTCGACATACTCCCGGATCGACTGGGGCAGCTCGTCATATGTATCTACGCGCCAGTTGACGAGGTGAAGCACCGCCATCTGACCGCCCGCCCAGGGCGGCATGCGGCCGATGCGCGCCCAGCTCAGCTGGTGACGCCGGGCGACGCCTTCGGGCTGTATGAAGAAATCATAATTCTCCCACGCCTCGATGCGCCGGTCCGTGCCGGGTATCGCGAAATCGAGAAACAGCGGCGCGGTGAAGATGTATGTATCACCCAGCCTTCGCCAGCTCATGGGCTCGGCCTCGATGGACTGGATGCGCCCGCCTGATCCCTGTTCGACCACGCCTATGACCTGGCCCTCATCCAGGCGGTACTCGATGAACTGATAGGGATAGGCGATGGGGTCGATGGCCATGCCGTTGGCCTCGCGCGCCACCTCGCCAGTGACCGGATCGCGATAGATGAAAATCTTGCGGCCATACTGGTGAGCGATGGGGGCGCCGCGCCCTTCGGGCCGGAAGGACACCGCCGTATCGAACCCTTCCATCGTGTACAGAAGCTCGCCCGAAGGATATGCGCGCACCGTGCCGGTGGAATACCAGTAGACGGGCTCGCCGGCACCCGCGCGCGCATCCATCCAGGTGTCGAAGATCTCCTGGGTGAAGGGTCCGGTGTCCTCGGCCTGCGCCGCGGCGCTCCATCCCAGAACGCCAACCAGTGCAAGCAATCTGATAACCATGGTGCGCAATGCCTCCCTGATGTGTGCCGCCAGCGCCTTGAGTCCTGCGCCGTGTCCGGACAAGGATAGCAAGACCGGCGCGAGAGGGAATGGAAAAGATATATCTTTTCAGCAGGGCCCTCTCTGGGCCATGCTTGCCGGGTCGAACGAAAGGAGCAAGCGTGTCATGAGCGTGGTGCGAAGCGTGATGATCGCCGCCGGGGCCGGCGTGGCGGGCCTGGCGATGGGGCTGGTGCTGGGTCAGGGCCAGTTGTTCGCCAGCGGAAGCACCGCTTCCGCCGCCGAACCCGCCGGTGAGGTGCCCGATGGTGCCTACATGATCGTCATGGGCACCGTCCATGACCGCCCGGCCTTCTTCTCCGGCTATATGCCCGGCCTGCCCGAGCTTTATGCGCGCCATGGCGGCCGCTATATGGCGGTTACAGGCGAGGTAGAGACGCTGGAGGGCGAGACCGGCTTCCAGTCCATCGTGCTCAGCCGCTGGCCGGATATGCAGTCGGCGCGCGATTTCTGGGACGATCCCGATTACCGCGCCCTGGCCAATGCCCGCATTGACGGCGAATGGGGCGATTTCAACGTTGTGCTCGTCCCGGCATTGCCCGCTCGAACCGAGTGAGCACGCTCACCCCTGTCCTCCGCACGGCCCGCCTCACCCTGCGCGAAACGCACGCGCAGGATTTTGAGGCGTGCGCGGCGCTGTGGAGCGATGAACGCGTGGTGCGCTTTATCGGTGGCCGAGTCTCCACGCCGACCGAAAGCTGGGGGCGCATGCTGCGCTTTCCGGGGCTCTGGGCGCTGCTGGGCTATGGCTACTGGACGCTGGAAGAGCGGGAGACGGGCGTGTTTGCCGGTCAGGTGGGGTTCGCCGACTTCAAACGCGATCTCAGCGTCGACATCTCCGGCATTCCCGAAGCCGGCTGGGTGCTGAGCCCTTCTGTCCACGGGCGCGGCTACGCCACCGAAGCCATGCGTGCGGCGCTGGACTGGGCGGACGCCACGCTGGACGCAGTGCGCACCTGCTGCCTGATCGATCCCGGCAATGCCGCCTCGCTCAATGTCGCGCGCAAGCTGGGCTATCGCGACGCGCAAGCGGCCAGGCTCAATGATCACCACACGCTTGTACTGTGGCGGCCACGCGGTGGTTAGAGGCGCTGCCTAGCGTGCCTCACCCAGCAGCCGCGCCCGCGCGGTCTGCGCACCGATCAGCGGCAGCAGCACCGCCATCTCAGGCCCGCGCGGCTGGCCGGTCAGCGCCAGGCGCAGCGGCATGAAGAGGTCCTTGCCCTTGCGCCCGGTGGCGTCCTTCACCGCGCCGGTCCAGGCGCTCCAGCTGGTTTCATCCAGCGGTCCTTCAGGGAGCAGATTGGCGGCGGCATTTGCAAACTCTGCGTCCTCGATCACCGGCGTGACCGGGCCGTCAATCAGCTGGCGCCATTCGGCGACATCGCGTACGCGCACCAGATTGTCGCGAACGGCGTTCCAGAACGCCTCGCCGCTATCGGCATTGAGGGCGGCAAGGCGCTCCTTCACATCCGAATAGTTCATTTCATGAACCAACTTGGCGTTCAAACGCTCCAGGTCCGCCGGGTCAAAGCGTGCGGGCGTACGCGACAGCTTGGCCAGGTCGAAATCCGCCGCCAGCGCTTCGAGCGAGCCGCGCGCCTCGACCGGATCGGACGTGCCGAGCTTCGCCAGAAGGGACAGAACCGCCATGGGTTCGATGTCCTCGTCCTGGCGCAGGCCCTGCACTGACAGGGAGCCCAAACGCTTGGAGAGTTTCTCGCCATCCTTGCCCACCAGCAGCGGATGGTGGCCCAGCTGCGGCGCGCTGCCCTTGCCGCCCAGCGCCTCGAAAATCTCGATCTGGGCGGCCGAATTGGTGACGTGGTCCTCGCCGCGGATGATGTGGGTGATGCCCGCCTCCAGATCATCGACCACGCTGGGCAGGGTGTAGAGATAGCTGCCATCGGCGCGGATCAGGATCGGGTCGGAGACCGAGCTGGTCTCGATGTGGCTCGGCCCGCGCACCAGATCGGTCCACTCGATGCGCCCGCCCGACAGCTTGAAGCGCCAGTGCGGTGTGCGCCCTTCAGACTCCAGCGCGGCGCGCTCGGCGTCGGTGAGGCTCAGCGCGGCGCGGTCATAGACCGGCGGCTTGCCTTGCGCGCGCTGGATCTTGCGCTTGCGGTCAAGCTCCTCCTCGGTTTCGTAGCAGGGATAGAGATAGCCCGCCTCGATGAGGCGCGCC contains:
- a CDS encoding GNAT family N-acetyltransferase; its protein translation is MSTLTPVLRTARLTLRETHAQDFEACAALWSDERVVRFIGGRVSTPTESWGRMLRFPGLWALLGYGYWTLEERETGVFAGQVGFADFKRDLSVDISGIPEAGWVLSPSVHGRGYATEAMRAALDWADATLDAVRTCCLIDPGNAASLNVARKLGYRDAQAARLNDHHTLVLWRPRGG
- a CDS encoding chromophore lyase CpcT/CpeT, with protein sequence MALGVLALAGCGEADRMTPGAEPEAVPAPEAVESEAALTGAAIAALMTGRFDNEDQAAVDGRTRLHVIHEAVSSAAMEGALVYAQLHTGGPEGPVYRQRIYQFADGPGADGRLAMAVWTLRAPEAFADPGVRAERLASVTRDDLERFDPGCDFQWTVDGAQFRGEIVDGDCLMDSRRTGRRLVITAEFTISADLFTHAEAGRYADDGQYTFAPEGGIANHYVRVSGPAPQGQ
- a CDS encoding DUF1838 domain-containing protein; this encodes MVIRLLALVGVLGWSAAAQAEDTGPFTQEIFDTWMDARAGAGEPVYWYSTGTVRAYPSGELLYTMEGFDTAVSFRPEGRGAPIAHQYGRKIFIYRDPVTGEVAREANGMAIDPIAYPYQFIEYRLDEGQVIGVVEQGSGGRIQSIEAEPMSWRRLGDTYIFTAPLFLDFAIPGTDRRIEAWENYDFFIQPEGVARRHQLSWARIGRMPPWAGGQMAVLHLVNWRVDTYDELPQSIREYVEAEAPLWLEPPADLDAIRALQQGE
- the gltX gene encoding glutamate--tRNA ligase, which codes for MTVKVRFAPSPTGRIHVGNVRTALMNVLFARGQGGQVVLRIDDTDLERSTAEYEQGIKDDLTWLGLHWDETFNQSHHFDQYEAAKARLIEAGYLYPCYETEEELDRKRKIQRAQGKPPVYDRAALSLTDAERAALESEGRTPHWRFKLSGGRIEWTDLVRGPSHIETSSVSDPILIRADGSYLYTLPSVVDDLEAGITHIIRGEDHVTNSAAQIEIFEALGGKGSAPQLGHHPLLVGKDGEKLSKRLGSLSVQGLRQDEDIEPMAVLSLLAKLGTSDPVEARGSLEALAADFDLAKLSRTPARFDPADLERLNAKLVHEMNYSDVKERLAALNADSGEAFWNAVRDNLVRVRDVAEWRQLIDGPVTPVIEDAEFANAAANLLPEGPLDETSWSAWTGAVKDATGRKGKDLFMPLRLALTGQPRGPEMAVLLPLIGAQTARARLLGEAR
- a CDS encoding DUF1330 domain-containing protein; amino-acid sequence: MSVVRSVMIAAGAGVAGLAMGLVLGQGQLFASGSTASAAEPAGEVPDGAYMIVMGTVHDRPAFFSGYMPGLPELYARHGGRYMAVTGEVETLEGETGFQSIVLSRWPDMQSARDFWDDPDYRALANARIDGEWGDFNVVLVPALPARTE